The window TCTCATCAATATTTAAGATTTTTTATGTTAACCAATGGTAAACAAGGCTTATGGAAAGTCGTAGATATACGGGGCATTTTTGGGCCGAGTTTAGATCCTGTAGAAAGAGTAAATTTACACTGGGGACTCTCTAGAACCCGGTAAGTTTTATGACTGGGAAGTTTTTGATGATTCCGATAAAAGTATCGAAAGACGTAGTTTTCAAGTTATGGGCCCTCAAGAGCGATCGGTGATTGCTCAAGATCTCGAAGCTTTGTCAGATAAACTCAGAGCTGAACAGGCTACTGAAGAAGACATTGCCCTTCAACGCGCTCGATATTTTGTCGATCGCGATCTCATCTCTGACGCTCTTCAGGAAGCCTACAGTTTTCCTAATCCTTCTGCAGAGCTGATCAAATTTAGAGATGAATTGCTTAGCAATGTTTGTGGTCGGAACTTACCAAATTAGTATCAACTAATCAGTATAATCCTATACTTTCAACCTATCAATAACAAGGTAGGTTGAACTTTTTTTAAGGTTATTCTCATCAATATTTAAGATTTTTTTATGTTAACCAAGTTAAAATTATTAAAAGTAAAAGAAAGACAAAAATATGAATAACAGATATTCGTTCATTGGTGGTAAACAAGGCTTATGGAAAGTCGTAGATATACGGGGTATTTTTGGTCCGAGTTTAGATCTTGTAGAAAGAGTGAATGTAGTCAATGATGCTGTTAAAGAATTACCAGCCGATAGCGCGTGGGTGCTACAAAGTTTTACTAGTAATGTTCGCTATGCGATTCGTGATGAAATCAATGTTCTTCGAGGGGTCCAACCGATGCTCAATCGCCCCGAAGCCGTTTCTGCGATGCTGATTCCCATTAAAAAATCTGCACAGTGGTGGGAAATGGCACAAGATGAGCGACGAGCCATTTTTGAAGAAAAATCTCATCATACTGCTGTTGGTTTAGAGTACCTTCCTGGTGTGGCACGTCAACTGCACCACTGTCGTGATCTGGGAGAACCATTTGATTTTCTCACCTGGTTTGAATTTGCACCGGAGTACACCACTGCTTTTGATGAATTATTGTTACGAATGCGCGCAACTAAAGAATGGGAGTATGTGGAGCGAGAGGTTGAAGTTCGCTTAGAGCGAGATGATGTAGAGCAATATTCGGTAAGTTTGGGACAAGTGAAACCCAATTGAAGGGTGTAGGGCGAGTGGGGATAGACAAGGATGACTTGGTGGACAGGGAGGATTTTTCCCCTTTCCCCAATCCCGCTGCGCTCCGCGCTATAATTTGAGTAGTTTAATCGCGAAAGCCGTCGGAAATTTGTCGATAAATCAAAACTGCCAACTGAGCACCCATAATGGGGGCAATCCAATAAATCCAGTGATGTTGCCAAAGATTTGCGACTAAAGCTGGACCTAAAGAGCGCGCCGGATTCATGCTTGCTCCGGTAATTGGACCCATAAAGGCAGCTTCTAGCCCTACAGTTAAGCCGATCGCCAGCCCAGCAAAGCCAGTGTGAGCGCGGCGATCTAATCCTGAGCCTAAAATAACTAACATTAAAATAAAAGTCAGTATAGCTTCTAAAACTAAAGATTGTTGCCAATCGTCTTCCAAAGGCAGAGTTGCCCCTAAGTTTCCTATTCTACCCAAAGCGAGAGCCAAAGCAGCTGAAGCTACCACGGCACCAAGACACTGAGCAAAAATATAGGGTAACACGCGACCTTTAGGAAAAAAACCAGCAATCCAAAAAGCTAAAGTAACAGCGGGGTTAAAATGAGCCTCACTGATATGTCCTAAAGAATAAATTAGGGCAGCCACCACTGCTCCAAAAACAAAACTGATGCCTAAGTGACTTATCGCGCCAAAAGTCATTTCATTGACCATCACCGCCCCAGTCCCAGCAAAAACCAAGATAAATGTACCAAGGGCTTCAGTTAAAGCTTCTCGCCAACACTCCCTAAAATTTAATTTAGAAACTGATTTCATACTGCTTCTCCAGATCATCGCACTATAATTCGACCTGCCAACCTAATAATTCACCAATAGTTAAATAAGCTACAGGGATGAGAAGGCGAGACTAGAGAACATTTAAGCATAGCTTACTTGTTTACATAGTCTGATTTCGGTCCCTTGACGATTCCAGTGTACTTGATCGAAGATCTGATGCAATATGCACATACCCCTACCATTTTCTGCTTCTTCTGGAGGTAAATCTCTAACCTCTAAATTGTCTTGACAATCACAATCGGCATCAAATCCACAGCCTTGATCGGTAATGATCCAGGAAAATTCTTCTTTAGTTCGAGAAAATTTGACGACAATAGTTTTGCTGGGATCTAGCTTGTTACCGTGTTTAGCTGCGTTGACTAAAGCCTCTTGTAACCCCAACCTGATATCTCCTTGCAATTGGGAGGGTATATTGATTAACAATAAATCTAAGATAGGATATAGATATAAAGTGGATGGAAAGCTCATAGTGCTCCACTTACTTTTGTTGAGAGGTAGTGAAATAGCGATCACGAGTTTTACCTCTTAATTTTTTGAGTTGGACTTAGTTGAACAAATAGTTAGAAACAATCGAGAATATCTTAGTAAGACTTTTACTTAAAAACCCACAACAATCAAGTCATATCGTCCTCTTTTTTCCTCTATTGACCTAGTCCAAACTAACAATACCAGAGTGATATTTAGGTAGTTAGTTAGCTAAGCCTCGCAGTTTAAGCTGTTAGTTCTAATTATTACTTAACTCTAAAGTAGACTGTGAACTTAACAGAATCTTTAAAAAACCTACGAGCTTTACTATATCCATTATATCATAAAAATTCACTACTCTCTAAAAAAGCTACCACTTCAACATGAGGTGTCTGAGGAAAAAAGTCAGCGGGTTGAATAAAAGTCAGCCGATAGAAATCATCAGCACAAAGTAAACGCAAGTCTCTAGCTAAAGTCGCGGGTTGGCAACTGATATAGACTAAACGAGAGGGTCGAGTTTGGCGAATAGTTTCAATAACGACGCGATCGCAACCCTTGCGAGGTGGATCCAATAATAGGATATCAGCTCGAGGTAATTCCGGTAAAAGAGCTTCTACCGCCCCTGTATAAAAAGTCGCGTTGGTGATACTATTAACAGTAGCGTTGAGTCTTGCTTGTTCCACCGAACTTGCCTGTACCTCTATGCCGATTGCTTGGGCTATCTCTTGGGCTAAAGGTAGTGTAAAAGTACCAATCCCACAATAAGCGTCGATTAATAATTCTGTGCCTTGTAAATGTAGTCTTTCCCTGATAATCTGCAATAAAGCTTCTGCGGTTTCGGTATTAACTTGAAAAAAGGTCTCAGGTCGTAAATGCAACTCTAATCCTGCGAAAATTTCCCTGAGATAGGGTTTACCTTGAATCGTGCGCGTTTGTTCGCCAAAAATGCGATTAGTTTTAGCCTGATTGAGATTCAAAGCGACTCCCACTAGGGAAGGATAACGCTCCAACCAACTCTGAGATTGTGGTAGAATTCCGGGTAAATTCCAAGTAGTAGTTACCAGAGTTAGGAGTATTTCCCCGGTACGTCTACCAATGCGCAAAGACAGATGACGCAGTTGTCCGGTTCCCTTCAAATGTTGATCAATAGACCAACCCCGTTGTTGAATATCCTCTTTTACTTCTTCTAACAGTGGATTTAAACGAGGATCCTGTACAGGACATTGATTGAGGTTAATTAGCTTATGGGTACCCTTGCGGTAATAACCCGCTTGTATTTGTTGTGTCAGAGACACCCCCAAGGGATAGGTAGCTTTGTTACGGTAACCGAGAGAGTCAACTTGAGTCAAAGTTTCAGCTACTGTGATTGTGTCAAATCCTCCCACTCTAGCGAGGGTTTCCTGTACTTGGTTGCGTTTGATTTGCGTTTGGTAATCATAGTCGATGTGTTGCCACTGACAACCTCCACACTTGTCGGCTACGATACAATGGGGACGAATACGATGAGGAGAGGGTACTAAGACTTTTTCTAATTTACCGTCCCTGTGTTGTTTTTTTTGATGAACTATTCTAACTAAAGCGCGATCGCCTACTACCGTATCGGGAACAAACACTACACACCCGTCGAAGCGCCCTACTCCCTCACCTTGGTGATTTAAATCCTCAATTTCGAGTTCAATTAGTTGACCTTGTGCCATCATTTATCCTATGCGTTGTCCCTACGCTTATCTGACTAGCTATAGCTATTGTACCTATCGTTTTAGGGAACAGGGAAAGTTTCCTAATAGTAATGGCGACGGCTATACTACTATTTCAAGTGATAGCATTTTTGAGAAGCATTTACTATATAATAAAACTTAAAATTTTTCTATGATCAATTACAGAATAATAACTGGCTTTGGTTTGATGATTGGTTTGAGTTTAGCTCAATCGGTTCTATCTTTACCCCCACCATCGGATATACCGGAAGAAATTTTAAGGGGGGAAATCGTTTTGGAAGGGCGATCGCCTATAGATGGAAAACCGGTTACTCTCTCTGAATACGTACAGCTACAGGAACAATTAGCTCAAAGTCGATTTCCTCCCAATTTAAGCCCAGAAGTTCGTCATCAAATCTTTTTACTACAATTACTCAAATTTTTGCGCACTTTTACACCGTTAGGAATTTAGAATTTCTGCGAATTTTTGTTATTCTGGACATCAGAGAAAGTGCCATCTCTGAACAATCAAGTTATGAAAACTATTGAAATTTTGCCCATTATCACCCATGATCAAACTACTTATCAAGCCATCTGTGGAGCAATTCAGACGACAGGTTTAACACCATGACAAGCATTAGATTCAACTTTACAATCCCTAGGTTCAGTTGGGGAGATCTTGGTGATACTTTTATCCTCGTTCTAAATTGTTCTTGAGAAAATGTCTGTTAAGAAATATGAAGAAACCCCATTCCAATTAATCGCGATCGCTTCGAACTACCACAGACAATCATTGAGTTACAAAAATTAACATTTAAGCCTTCTGTTTTAAGATAAACTTTGACTGAGAGATGACGGTTATTTGCTTTGAAAAATTGATTTAAGAGTTTTAACAAAAAAAAGACTTAAGCGATTAGAGGCTTAATTATTATGGCAACAAGAGATACCTCTAGAGATGGGTTCAAGAATAATCTTGAAACTTTAATCTTGACGAATTTAGAGCCTATTTGGCGTTTGATTCAAAGTAATCCTGGTCTAGCCAAAAAAGTCAACAAAATACTTATCAATAATGCCATCAATAAAGTCCCAGCTCGTCCTTATCCATTTAGTACCATGTCTCCCTATACATCTTGGGATTCGTTAATGGATCGAAGCTATTCAGGACTTCATTTACCACCCATTGATTGGCAACCTCTGACGGATAAAAACTATATGGGTGTAAATTTAGGACCAACTGAAAACTTTGAAAAAAACCAACCATCTGTTGAAGATTTAGCCGTGTTATATCGAAAAACAGGAGAGACAAAATACTCACCTAAATCAACACTGATGTTTCCCTATTTTGTGCAATGGTTTACCGATGGTTTCCTACGAACTGATCGACGCAATTATCTCAAAAATCTTTCTAACCATCAGATTGATCTTTGTACTGTCTATGGTTTAAATCCCAATATTACGCGACTGCTGCGATCGCATCAAGGAGGGAAGCTTAAAAGCCAATTCATCAATGGAGAAGAATATCCTCCCTTTTATTACGATGACAATGGACAAGCTAAGGAAGAATTTAAAGGAATACCTCATCTTTACGTTAAGGATAATATTCCCGAAGCAGAAAAATTCCCTCCAGAAAAAAAACGAAATTTGTTTGCGATGGGGGTAGAAGTAGAAAGAGCAAATGTACAAATTGGCTACGTCATGCTCAATATTCTTTGCTTAAGAGAACATAATCGTCTATGCGATCTGTTAGCCAAAAAATATCCCACTTGGGATGATGAAAGACTTTTTCAAACAGCCAGGAATATTGTCATCATCGAAGTGATGAAAATTGTGGTCGAGGATTACGTTAATCACATTACTCCATATTACTTTAAGTTTTTTACAGATCCCCTCGAATTTACTCACGAGAAATGGCATCGCACTAATTGGATGACAGTAGAATTTAGCTTAGTCTATCGTTGGCACAGCATGCTACCGTCAGACTTCGTATATGATGGTCAAAAAGTTCCCATGTACTCATCATTGTGGAATAATGAAATGATCTTTAAGAAGGGATTAGGGTCATTATTTGCAGAAAGTTGTTCTCAACCGGCCGCGCAATTAAGTTTTTTTAATACAGATGAGTTTCTCATCCCTACTGAGTTAGCAAGTATTCGTCTTGGTCGTGAAGCAAGATTAAGAAGCTATAACGATTATCGGGAAATGTGTCAATTTCCAAGAGTAACCGATTTTAATCAGATCAGCAGTGATGAAGATGTACAGAAAGAACTCAAAAGATTATATGGTCATGTAGACAATATTGAGTTTTATGTAGGAATTTATGCTGAAGATCTGCGTCCTAAATCAGCTTTACCCCCTTTAGTAGGAAGATTGATCGGAATTGATGCGTTTTCTCAAGTGTTAACTAATCCTTTATTAGCCGAAAATATCTTTAATCCAGAAACTTTTTCTCCTCTTGGTTGGGAAGTGATTATGAACACAAAAACACTTTCTCAGTTGGTACATCGTAATGTTCCAGAAAAACACCAAATCAGTTTTTATCTAGATCAAGATCAAGATCCTAATTGGGAGTATTCAGTTTCCTAATTAAGGATGTTCTCTCATTTTTTTTGATTGATAAAATATGAAAAATAAAGCTAATTCTACTGAATATGATTATGTAATTGTCGGTTCTGGTGCAGGTGGGGGGCCTTTAGCTGCAAATTTAGTTAAAGCTGGGTACAAAGTCCTCTTACTCGAAGCAGGGGGCGATCCACTTGAGTCAGAGGATGGACAACCCATAGAGCGTCTGACTTACTCTGTACCTGCTTTACACGCTCGCGCCTCAGAAGACGATGATATGCGTTGGAGTTTCTTTGTAAAACATTATGCCGATGAGACACAACAGCGTCGAGACAGCAAATATGACGAGGAAAATCAAGGCATTCTCTATCCCCGTGCGGGAACCTTGGGGGGTTGCACTACACACAATGCCATGATTACTATTTATCCCCATAATAGTGACTGGGACAACCTCGCCGAACTAACAGGAGATCCGAATTGGAATAGCGATAATATGCGTCGATATTTTGAGCGTCTAGAACGATGCCAGTATATTACTCGACCGAGAGATCCTGACAATAACCCTAGTCGGCATGGTTTTGATGGCTGGTTGAGTACGACTTTGGCAGATCCGAGTGAGGCTATTCGCGATCGCCAATTGCTAAAAATCATTCTGACGACTGTTTTAACAAGTATTCGTTCGAGATCGTCCAACCTCTTAGAGCGAATTGGATACTTAATCGATCAAATTACACCTGTCCTCGCTTCGATTATTCGGGGTGAAACTGATTGGCGAGATATCTTTGACAAAATACTTGAACCTAACGACTGGGAATTTGCTCAAAATCGCCAAGAGGGCGCATTTATGATCCCCTTAGCCATTAAAGATGGTCAGCGCGTCAGCACGAGGGATTATATTAGGGAAGTTCAAGCGCAATTTCCCGAGGGAATGACAGTACAACTCCATGCTCTAGTGACAAAAGTTTTATTTGATGAGCAAAAAACCTCTGATGGAAGTTACCAGGCTATTGGGGTCGAATATCTACATGGCAAGCACCTGTATCGAGCAGATCCTCGATCCTCTCTCGTCAGCGATGATAATGCTGTCAAGCATCAGGT of the Gloeocapsa sp. PCC 73106 genome contains:
- a CDS encoding chlorite dismutase family protein, with the translated sequence MNNRYSFIGGKQGLWKVVDIRGIFGPSLDLVERVNVVNDAVKELPADSAWVLQSFTSNVRYAIRDEINVLRGVQPMLNRPEAVSAMLIPIKKSAQWWEMAQDERRAIFEEKSHHTAVGLEYLPGVARQLHHCRDLGEPFDFLTWFEFAPEYTTAFDELLLRMRATKEWEYVEREVEVRLERDDVEQYSVSLGQVKPN
- a CDS encoding MIP/aquaporin family protein, with protein sequence MKSVSKLNFRECWREALTEALGTFILVFAGTGAVMVNEMTFGAISHLGISFVFGAVVAALIYSLGHISEAHFNPAVTLAFWIAGFFPKGRVLPYIFAQCLGAVVASAALALALGRIGNLGATLPLEDDWQQSLVLEAILTFILMLVILGSGLDRRAHTGFAGLAIGLTVGLEAAFMGPITGASMNPARSLGPALVANLWQHHWIYWIAPIMGAQLAVLIYRQISDGFRD
- a CDS encoding anti-sigma regulatory factor, which produces MIAISLPLNKSKWSTMSFPSTLYLYPILDLLLINIPSQLQGDIRLGLQEALVNAAKHGNKLDPSKTIVVKFSRTKEEFSWIITDQGCGFDADCDCQDNLEVRDLPPEEAENGRGMCILHQIFDQVHWNRQGTEIRLCKQVSYA
- the rlmD gene encoding 23S rRNA (uracil(1939)-C(5))-methyltransferase RlmD — translated: MAQGQLIELEIEDLNHQGEGVGRFDGCVVFVPDTVVGDRALVRIVHQKKQHRDGKLEKVLVPSPHRIRPHCIVADKCGGCQWQHIDYDYQTQIKRNQVQETLARVGGFDTITVAETLTQVDSLGYRNKATYPLGVSLTQQIQAGYYRKGTHKLINLNQCPVQDPRLNPLLEEVKEDIQQRGWSIDQHLKGTGQLRHLSLRIGRRTGEILLTLVTTTWNLPGILPQSQSWLERYPSLVGVALNLNQAKTNRIFGEQTRTIQGKPYLREIFAGLELHLRPETFFQVNTETAEALLQIIRERLHLQGTELLIDAYCGIGTFTLPLAQEIAQAIGIEVQASSVEQARLNATVNSITNATFYTGAVEALLPELPRADILLLDPPRKGCDRVVIETIRQTRPSRLVYISCQPATLARDLRLLCADDFYRLTFIQPADFFPQTPHVEVVAFLESSEFL
- a CDS encoding peroxidase family protein, which encodes MATRDTSRDGFKNNLETLILTNLEPIWRLIQSNPGLAKKVNKILINNAINKVPARPYPFSTMSPYTSWDSLMDRSYSGLHLPPIDWQPLTDKNYMGVNLGPTENFEKNQPSVEDLAVLYRKTGETKYSPKSTLMFPYFVQWFTDGFLRTDRRNYLKNLSNHQIDLCTVYGLNPNITRLLRSHQGGKLKSQFINGEEYPPFYYDDNGQAKEEFKGIPHLYVKDNIPEAEKFPPEKKRNLFAMGVEVERANVQIGYVMLNILCLREHNRLCDLLAKKYPTWDDERLFQTARNIVIIEVMKIVVEDYVNHITPYYFKFFTDPLEFTHEKWHRTNWMTVEFSLVYRWHSMLPSDFVYDGQKVPMYSSLWNNEMIFKKGLGSLFAESCSQPAAQLSFFNTDEFLIPTELASIRLGREARLRSYNDYREMCQFPRVTDFNQISSDEDVQKELKRLYGHVDNIEFYVGIYAEDLRPKSALPPLVGRLIGIDAFSQVLTNPLLAENIFNPETFSPLGWEVIMNTKTLSQLVHRNVPEKHQISFYLDQDQDPNWEYSVS
- a CDS encoding GMC family oxidoreductase encodes the protein MKNKANSTEYDYVIVGSGAGGGPLAANLVKAGYKVLLLEAGGDPLESEDGQPIERLTYSVPALHARASEDDDMRWSFFVKHYADETQQRRDSKYDEENQGILYPRAGTLGGCTTHNAMITIYPHNSDWDNLAELTGDPNWNSDNMRRYFERLERCQYITRPRDPDNNPSRHGFDGWLSTTLADPSEAIRDRQLLKIILTTVLTSIRSRSSNLLERIGYLIDQITPVLASIIRGETDWRDIFDKILEPNDWEFAQNRQEGAFMIPLAIKDGQRVSTRDYIREVQAQFPEGMTVQLHALVTKVLFDEQKTSDGSYQAIGVEYLHGKHLYRADPRSSLVSDDNAVKHQVYVKREVILSAGTFNTPQILKLSGIGPEEELNRLGIPILINLPGVGENLQDRYEVGVVSELKESFSALDQCTFVEPKSQTDPRDPGLQEWERSKTGIYTSNGAVIGMAKKSHQDRRDPDIFIFGLPLYFKGYFLKYSDVIPTPNRFTWAILKAHTNNTAGTVKLSSTDPRDVPNINFHYFDEGNDSKGEDLQSVVEGVKFVRRMTQETDLFVKTELLSESLPGPDIDDEGEVKQFIKDEAWGHHACGTCKIGRKDDPMAVLDGNFRVYGTQNLRVVDASVFPRIPGFFIVSAIYMISEKATDVILSEAK